A stretch of Natronococcus sp. CG52 DNA encodes these proteins:
- a CDS encoding HD domain-containing protein, with protein sequence MSDGPGTDAESDVDPDPNSDRGRGVEAVLRAFALKDEGRTGWQLRGVDDPESVADHTWGVCLLCLFYAPLAEVDRDRALRMAVLHDLAEAETGDFPTRADTTAETIDSAAKERLERAAITELLEPFDDDLRGLWEAYEDRETETARFVKDMDLVDMCLQAVRYERERRYDPTADPDDRLSEYDHLDEFFATAEPRVRTDVGRELFEDAFERYEAAKRSPEGD encoded by the coding sequence GTGAGCGACGGTCCCGGTACCGACGCGGAGTCGGACGTTGATCCCGACCCGAATTCGGATCGCGGACGCGGTGTCGAGGCCGTCCTCCGGGCGTTCGCGCTGAAAGACGAGGGGCGCACCGGGTGGCAACTCCGCGGCGTCGACGACCCCGAATCGGTCGCCGACCACACGTGGGGCGTCTGCCTGCTGTGTCTGTTCTACGCGCCCCTCGCGGAGGTCGACCGCGACCGTGCGCTCCGGATGGCCGTCCTTCACGACCTCGCGGAGGCCGAGACGGGCGACTTCCCGACTCGTGCCGACACGACGGCCGAGACGATCGACTCCGCAGCGAAGGAGCGTCTCGAGCGAGCGGCCATTACGGAGTTGCTCGAGCCGTTCGACGACGACCTTCGCGGGCTGTGGGAGGCGTACGAGGACCGCGAGACCGAGACGGCGCGCTTCGTCAAGGACATGGATCTCGTCGATATGTGTCTGCAGGCCGTTCGATACGAACGCGAGCGTCGGTACGATCCGACCGCGGATCCGGACGACCGTCTTTCCGAGTACGACCACCTCGACGAGTTCTTCGCGACGGCCGAGCCTCGGGTCCGGACCGACGTGGGCCGCGAACTGTTCGAGGACGCGTTCGAGCGGTACGAAGCGGCGAAACGGTCCCCCGAGGGAGACTGA
- a CDS encoding MATE family efflux transporter translates to MFRLAWPLVVIQLLQVAYNVGDTFWLGALSPDAVGALSLAFPLIFFLISIGGGFTAAGAILVAQHTGAESGEGGLIAGQTLSFISIVAIVLGIAGYFLTDPMLALLPADPETQARIVPLAGDYMRVFFLGMPFLFGFFIFVSLMRGYGNTHAPMRVMFVSVLINLAIDPLLIFGVGPFPRLEIQGAAVATVISRAIATGIGFYVLFYTDVGPDIEADHLVPRLEYVSKITRLGVPTAAEQSMSSLAMISMTAMVATFPPAVVAAYGLGNRLISLAFLPAMGMGQATDTIVGQNLGAEKPDRAERATWLASSAIAGIMLAAGAIAFLFPEPIVGVFLTADVEGRADTLAYGTTYLQIAAVMFVFMGVLQVILGAFRGAGNTKTALVFSVVTLWIARVPVSYYLIFVAGWGTTGIWIGVVAGDVVGALAAIAWFTRGTWKESIVDEDDEQARKADADEPREQDDEADSTTGTPAE, encoded by the coding sequence ATGTTCAGGCTCGCCTGGCCGCTGGTCGTCATCCAGCTGCTGCAGGTCGCCTACAACGTCGGCGACACCTTCTGGCTCGGTGCGCTCTCGCCCGACGCCGTCGGCGCGCTCAGCCTGGCGTTTCCGTTGATCTTCTTCCTGATCTCGATCGGCGGCGGCTTCACCGCGGCGGGAGCGATCCTCGTCGCACAGCACACCGGCGCCGAGAGCGGCGAGGGCGGACTGATCGCCGGACAGACGCTCTCGTTCATCTCGATCGTCGCGATCGTCCTCGGCATCGCGGGCTACTTCCTGACCGATCCGATGCTCGCGCTGTTGCCCGCGGACCCCGAGACGCAGGCCCGGATCGTCCCGCTCGCGGGCGACTACATGCGGGTGTTCTTCCTCGGGATGCCGTTCCTGTTCGGCTTCTTCATCTTCGTCTCGCTGATGCGCGGCTACGGCAACACTCACGCCCCGATGCGCGTGATGTTCGTCAGCGTCCTGATCAACCTCGCGATCGACCCGCTGTTGATCTTCGGCGTCGGACCGTTCCCCCGCCTCGAGATTCAGGGCGCCGCGGTCGCGACGGTTATCTCACGGGCGATCGCCACCGGAATCGGGTTCTACGTCCTGTTCTACACGGACGTCGGGCCCGACATCGAGGCCGACCACCTCGTTCCGCGTCTCGAGTACGTCTCGAAGATCACTCGACTGGGCGTCCCGACGGCGGCCGAGCAGTCGATGAGTTCGCTCGCGATGATCTCGATGACGGCGATGGTCGCGACGTTTCCGCCCGCGGTCGTCGCGGCTTACGGACTCGGAAACCGACTCATCTCGCTGGCGTTTCTCCCCGCGATGGGGATGGGGCAGGCGACCGACACGATCGTCGGCCAGAACCTCGGCGCCGAGAAACCCGACCGCGCCGAGCGGGCGACGTGGCTCGCCTCGAGCGCGATCGCCGGAATCATGCTCGCGGCGGGAGCGATCGCGTTCCTGTTCCCGGAGCCGATCGTCGGCGTGTTTCTCACGGCCGACGTGGAGGGGCGAGCGGACACCCTCGCCTACGGGACTACCTACCTGCAGATCGCCGCGGTTATGTTCGTCTTCATGGGCGTGCTGCAGGTGATCCTCGGGGCGTTCCGCGGCGCGGGGAACACGAAGACCGCGCTGGTCTTCTCGGTGGTCACGCTCTGGATCGCGCGCGTGCCCGTAAGCTACTACCTCATCTTCGTCGCCGGCTGGGGGACGACGGGGATCTGGATCGGCGTCGTCGCCGGCGACGTCGTCGGCGCGCTGGCGGCCATCGCGTGGTTCACCCGCGGCACCTGGAAGGAGTCGATCGTGGACGAAGACGACGAGCAAGCCCGGAAAGCGGACGCCGACGAGCCTCGAGAGCAGGACGACGAAGCCGACTCGACCACCGGAACGCCGGCGGAGTAA
- the mtnP gene encoding S-methyl-5'-thioadenosine phosphorylase: MTIGVIGGSGIYEALPLEKVSTKSVSTPYGEPSEDVTLGELGGREVAFLPRHGQNHQHTPTGAGYRANIYALKSVGVDRVIATNAVGSLREELPPRTLVVPDQIYDRTKHRTPTFFGDGMVVHMSFAEPYCPEMVGHLAESAREATDADVSEDGTYVCIEGPQYSTKAESEFYREQGWDIVGMTTIPEAKLAREAELSYATVAGVTDYDVWKDDSEVSLEEVLENAEANQESINAVVEHAIRTMPEDFESEAWSALEGTINTPTDAIPAETRERADLLAGEYLD; the protein is encoded by the coding sequence ATGACCATCGGCGTCATCGGCGGAAGCGGTATCTACGAGGCACTGCCACTCGAGAAGGTCTCCACGAAGTCGGTCTCGACCCCGTACGGAGAACCGAGCGAGGACGTCACCCTCGGCGAACTCGGGGGGCGAGAGGTCGCGTTCCTCCCGCGACACGGCCAGAACCACCAGCACACGCCGACGGGAGCGGGCTACCGGGCGAACATTTACGCGCTGAAGTCCGTCGGCGTCGATCGCGTGATCGCGACCAACGCGGTCGGCAGCCTCCGGGAGGAGTTGCCTCCGCGGACGCTCGTCGTTCCGGACCAGATCTACGATCGGACGAAACACCGCACGCCGACCTTCTTCGGCGACGGGATGGTCGTCCACATGAGCTTCGCCGAACCGTACTGTCCCGAGATGGTCGGCCACCTCGCCGAGTCGGCACGGGAGGCGACCGACGCCGACGTCTCGGAGGACGGTACCTACGTCTGTATCGAGGGACCGCAGTACTCGACGAAAGCCGAGAGCGAGTTCTACCGCGAACAGGGCTGGGACATCGTCGGGATGACGACCATCCCGGAGGCGAAACTGGCTCGGGAGGCCGAGTTGAGTTACGCGACCGTCGCCGGCGTCACCGACTACGATGTCTGGAAGGACGACAGCGAGGTGAGCCTCGAGGAGGTACTCGAGAACGCCGAGGCCAACCAGGAGTCGATCAATGCGGTCGTCGAACACGCGATTCGGACGATGCCCGAGGACTTCGAGAGCGAGGCCTGGAGCGCACTCGAGGGAACGATCAACACGCCGACCGACGCCATTCCGGCGGAGACCCGCGAGCGGGCCGACCTGTTGGCCGGCGAATATCTCGACTAG
- a CDS encoding DUF7344 domain-containing protein — MTLKTDRSAHSSDDPAPEAESGETPKLSSDEIFHILQTNRRRDTIRYLLEEDGPVKMRDVAEYVAARENDTTVAKLSSTERQRVYIPLYQSHLPKLDEEGVIEYNQPRGIVRPTDQLETFEPYIKATEDGASSLEAQTPDGRTVKEYYVTAVAASASLLLASVAGILTIPGLVLGAIITALFALITLVTNLSQFVESVNSMTPQ, encoded by the coding sequence ATGACCCTCAAAACTGACCGTTCAGCCCACTCATCGGACGACCCTGCCCCCGAAGCAGAGTCGGGTGAGACGCCGAAACTCTCCAGCGACGAGATCTTTCACATCCTCCAGACGAACCGCCGGCGGGACACGATTCGATATCTCCTCGAGGAGGACGGCCCCGTCAAGATGCGCGACGTTGCAGAGTACGTCGCCGCTCGCGAAAACGACACGACCGTCGCGAAACTGTCCTCGACGGAGCGACAGCGCGTCTACATCCCGCTGTACCAGTCGCACCTGCCGAAACTCGACGAAGAAGGTGTGATCGAGTACAACCAGCCGCGCGGAATCGTCCGTCCGACGGACCAGCTGGAAACCTTCGAGCCGTACATCAAGGCGACCGAGGACGGCGCGTCGAGTCTGGAAGCCCAGACGCCCGACGGCCGTACGGTCAAAGAGTACTACGTCACCGCAGTCGCCGCGAGTGCGAGTCTGCTGCTCGCATCCGTGGCCGGCATCCTCACGATCCCGGGACTGGTTCTCGGAGCGATCATCACCGCGCTGTTCGCACTGATCACCCTCGTCACGAACCTGTCGCAGTTCGTCGAGTCCGTCAACAGTATGACCCCTCAGTAA
- a CDS encoding segregation/condensation protein A, whose protein sequence is MTSEESEESETTKGSSIEASGETASSEGFEESETTKGSSEKPSSEGRSAFLEPCGRTDGPRADGERSGPRGSEPPRGSSHPVRTDGGERESSRDASRSTDDDIPLNIAGHDDRDPPGEDGGSVLEFTDSEADLEESEADDDEVEPVELLVQLAKDGEIDPWDIDIVAVTDKFLEALDDADLRTSGRALFYASVLLRMKSDELFAPDEPEEEELPPWEAPFADEGPVDDSDGAPAFDPVEGLEAEMERRLERKHARGKPETLDELVRDLRDAERDTWWKDSRSYDTSDSPQGYDRGVQELSYHSGDDFRVDDEPTSDDVTHTTHEEDIDRVIEDVEAELESRYERGREEVLYAEIDETGGSRVMTYLALLFLAHRGEIVLEQDELFGDLWIQRTTVDPDPSGAIAN, encoded by the coding sequence ATGACTAGCGAGGAGTCCGAGGAGTCGGAGACGACGAAGGGGTCCTCGATAGAAGCGAGCGGTGAAACCGCGAGCAGCGAAGGGTTCGAGGAGTCGGAGACGACGAAGGGGTCCTCGGAAAAACCGAGCAGCGAGGGGCGCTCTGCGTTCCTCGAACCGTGCGGGCGGACCGACGGTCCGCGAGCAGACGGGGAACGGAGTGGCCCGCGAGGTAGCGAGCCGCCACGCGGCTCGAGCCACCCCGTTCGAACCGACGGCGGTGAGCGCGAGTCGTCCCGAGACGCGTCTCGTTCCACAGACGACGACATCCCGCTGAACATCGCCGGACACGACGACCGCGACCCGCCGGGCGAGGACGGCGGCTCGGTGCTCGAGTTCACCGACAGCGAAGCCGATCTGGAGGAGTCGGAAGCCGACGACGACGAGGTCGAACCCGTCGAACTCCTCGTCCAGCTCGCCAAGGACGGCGAGATCGATCCGTGGGACATCGACATCGTCGCGGTAACCGACAAGTTCCTCGAGGCGCTCGACGACGCCGACCTGCGGACGTCCGGCCGAGCGCTGTTCTACGCGAGCGTCCTGTTGCGAATGAAAAGCGACGAACTGTTCGCGCCGGACGAACCCGAAGAGGAGGAGCTTCCGCCCTGGGAGGCTCCGTTCGCGGACGAGGGCCCGGTAGACGACTCCGACGGAGCGCCGGCGTTCGACCCCGTCGAGGGGCTCGAGGCGGAGATGGAGCGGCGACTCGAGCGCAAGCACGCCCGCGGCAAGCCCGAGACGCTGGACGAACTGGTGCGCGATCTTCGCGACGCGGAGCGCGACACCTGGTGGAAGGACTCCCGGAGCTACGATACGAGCGACTCCCCCCAGGGGTACGACCGCGGCGTTCAGGAGCTGAGCTACCACTCGGGCGACGACTTTCGGGTGGACGACGAGCCGACGAGCGACGACGTCACGCACACGACTCACGAGGAAGACATCGACCGGGTTATCGAAGACGTGGAGGCGGAACTCGAGTCCCGCTACGAGCGAGGACGCGAGGAGGTCCTCTACGCCGAGATCGATGAGACCGGCGGCTCGCGCGTGATGACATACCTCGCGCTGCTCTTCTTGGCCCACCGGGGAGAAATCGTGCTCGAACAGGACGAACTGTTCGGTGATCTCTGGATTCAGCGGACGACGGTCGATCCGGACCCCTCCGGAGCGATCGCTAACTAA
- the smc gene encoding chromosome segregation protein SMC, translated as MYIKAIVLDNFKSFGRKTKIPFYEDFTVVTGPNGSGKSNIIDAVLFALGLARTRGIRAEKLTDLIYNPGHEDSSTSGGPREAVVEVILDNSDETLERSQVINAAGTEDVGDIDEIRIRRRVKETEDNYYSYYYLNDRAVNLSDIQDLLAQAGVTPEGYNVVMQGDVTEIINMTPHARREIIDEIAGVAEFDAKKEDAFEELEVVQERIDEAELRIEEKRDRLAQLEDERREALRYRRLRREKEEYEGYKKASELEEKREELDALEENVGELEDELEDLQRTLDERQGTVIRLQEDLEDLNAEIERKGEDEQLRIKSEIEEIKGDISRLEDKIEASEEQIEAAESDRREAFVQIDRKQEQIDDLADEIRDHKLEKASIKTEIQEREVERDELEAEIEAVDTEFDELKADLADRKDDLEEAKTEKNDRQREQDRLLDEARRRSNAISEKEETIEQKREEIPELESKKSELERELQKAEANRENIASVVDDLKGEKRRVQSELDELDDEIQAKQQEYAELEAKAGESGDSSFGRAVTTILNAGINGVHGAVAQLGSVSGEYAVACETAAGGRLANVVVDDDVVGQQCIEHLKSRNAGRATFLPMTDMSKRRLPNAPTDPGIVGFAYDLVDFDEQYAGIFSYVLGDTLVVEDIETARSYMGDYRMVTLDGDLVEKSGAMTGGSRKGSRYSFTGGGEGQLERVAKQITDLQEERESLRDDLRDVEDRLDDARDRKTDAADEVRSIEGEIEKLEERREAITAEIEDLEAELEELRDERESVDERMTEISAEIEERTAVIEEIEADIDDLETELADSKIPELTAEIEDLEAEIDDREAQIGELDGELNELSLEKEYAEDAIEELHDDIEDAQNRKAEHEGRIDDYEETIAEKRETLEAKHEAVEELETELAELKDERSDLKEELADARTKRDRQQDRVNAVESKLEDKRSRLGDLEWEIESLEAEVGDYDPEDVPDHETVLEMIELLQADMEAMEPVNMLAIDEYDEVRDDLAGLEDAKATLVEEADGIRERIEQYETQKKQTFMDSYDEIAAQFTEIFEKLSEGTGTLHLEDQEDPFEGGLTMKAQPGDKPIQRLDAMSGGEKSLTALAFIFAIQRHNPAPFYALDEVDAFLDAVNAERIGQMVDELSEKAQFVVVSHRSAMLDRSERAIGVTMQQDNVSAVTGIDLSEGEGEEVLADD; from the coding sequence ATGTACATCAAGGCGATCGTTTTAGACAACTTCAAGAGCTTCGGCCGAAAGACCAAGATCCCGTTCTACGAGGACTTCACCGTCGTCACCGGGCCGAACGGCTCCGGAAAGTCGAACATTATCGACGCCGTCCTCTTCGCGCTGGGTCTCGCCCGAACGCGGGGGATCCGCGCCGAGAAGCTGACCGATCTCATCTACAATCCCGGACACGAGGACAGTTCCACGTCCGGCGGCCCGCGCGAGGCGGTCGTCGAAGTCATTCTCGACAACTCCGACGAGACCCTCGAGCGATCCCAGGTGATCAACGCCGCCGGAACCGAGGACGTCGGCGACATCGACGAGATTCGGATCCGTCGGCGCGTGAAGGAGACGGAGGACAATTACTACTCCTACTACTACCTGAACGACCGGGCGGTCAATCTCTCCGACATCCAGGACCTGCTCGCACAGGCCGGCGTCACTCCGGAAGGGTACAACGTCGTCATGCAGGGCGACGTCACCGAGATCATCAACATGACGCCCCACGCACGCCGAGAGATCATCGACGAGATCGCCGGCGTCGCGGAGTTCGACGCCAAGAAGGAGGACGCCTTCGAGGAGCTCGAGGTCGTCCAGGAGCGGATCGACGAGGCCGAACTCCGCATCGAGGAGAAGCGCGACCGGCTCGCCCAGCTCGAGGACGAGCGCCGGGAAGCGCTGCGATACCGGCGGCTGCGCCGCGAGAAGGAGGAGTACGAGGGGTACAAGAAGGCGAGCGAACTCGAGGAGAAGCGCGAGGAACTCGACGCGCTCGAGGAGAACGTCGGGGAGCTCGAGGACGAACTCGAGGACCTCCAGCGCACCCTGGACGAACGCCAGGGGACGGTGATCCGCCTGCAGGAGGACCTCGAGGACCTGAACGCGGAGATCGAGCGCAAGGGCGAGGACGAACAGCTCCGGATCAAGAGCGAGATCGAGGAGATCAAGGGCGACATCTCGCGGCTCGAGGACAAGATCGAGGCCAGCGAGGAACAGATCGAGGCCGCCGAGTCCGACCGCCGCGAGGCGTTCGTCCAGATCGACCGCAAACAGGAGCAGATCGACGACCTCGCGGACGAGATCCGCGACCACAAACTCGAGAAGGCCTCGATCAAGACGGAGATTCAGGAACGCGAGGTCGAACGCGACGAACTCGAGGCCGAGATCGAGGCCGTCGACACCGAGTTCGACGAGCTGAAAGCCGACCTCGCCGACCGCAAGGACGACCTGGAGGAAGCCAAGACCGAGAAGAACGACCGCCAGCGCGAGCAGGACCGCCTGCTCGACGAGGCCCGACGGCGATCGAACGCCATCAGCGAGAAAGAGGAGACGATCGAGCAAAAACGCGAGGAGATCCCCGAACTCGAGAGCAAGAAGAGCGAACTCGAGCGGGAACTGCAGAAGGCGGAGGCGAACCGCGAGAACATCGCGAGCGTCGTCGACGACCTGAAAGGGGAGAAGCGACGCGTCCAGTCGGAACTCGACGAACTCGACGACGAGATACAGGCGAAACAACAGGAGTACGCCGAACTCGAGGCCAAGGCCGGCGAGAGCGGCGACTCCTCCTTCGGCCGAGCGGTCACGACGATCCTCAACGCGGGAATCAACGGCGTTCACGGCGCGGTCGCCCAGCTCGGCAGCGTCTCGGGCGAGTACGCGGTCGCCTGCGAGACGGCCGCTGGCGGGCGGCTCGCGAACGTGGTCGTCGACGACGATGTCGTCGGACAGCAGTGTATCGAGCACCTGAAGTCGCGCAACGCCGGTCGCGCAACCTTCCTCCCGATGACCGATATGAGCAAGCGTCGGCTGCCGAACGCGCCGACCGATCCCGGCATCGTCGGCTTCGCCTACGACCTCGTCGATTTCGACGAGCAGTACGCCGGCATCTTCTCGTACGTCCTCGGGGATACGCTGGTCGTCGAGGACATCGAGACCGCCCGCTCGTACATGGGTGACTACCGGATGGTTACGCTCGACGGCGACCTGGTCGAAAAGAGCGGCGCGATGACCGGCGGCTCCCGGAAGGGGTCGCGCTACTCGTTCACCGGCGGCGGCGAGGGACAGCTCGAACGCGTCGCGAAACAGATCACCGACCTGCAAGAGGAACGCGAGTCGCTGCGCGACGACCTCCGGGACGTCGAGGATCGACTCGACGACGCCCGCGACCGGAAGACCGACGCGGCCGACGAGGTGCGTTCGATCGAGGGAGAGATCGAGAAACTCGAGGAGCGCCGCGAGGCGATCACGGCCGAGATCGAGGATCTCGAGGCCGAACTCGAGGAACTCCGCGACGAACGCGAGTCCGTCGACGAGCGGATGACCGAGATCTCCGCGGAGATAGAGGAGCGGACGGCGGTGATCGAGGAGATCGAAGCCGACATCGACGACCTCGAGACGGAGCTCGCGGACTCGAAGATCCCCGAACTCACCGCCGAGATCGAGGATCTCGAGGCAGAGATCGACGACCGCGAGGCCCAGATCGGCGAACTCGACGGCGAACTCAACGAGCTGAGCCTCGAGAAGGAGTACGCCGAGGACGCCATCGAGGAGCTTCACGACGACATCGAGGACGCCCAGAACCGGAAGGCCGAACACGAAGGCCGGATCGACGACTACGAGGAGACGATCGCCGAGAAGCGCGAGACGCTCGAGGCGAAACACGAGGCGGTCGAAGAGCTCGAGACCGAGCTCGCCGAGCTGAAAGACGAACGAAGCGACCTGAAAGAGGAACTCGCCGACGCGCGGACGAAGCGCGACCGGCAACAGGACCGCGTCAACGCCGTCGAGAGCAAACTCGAGGACAAGCGGAGCCGGCTGGGTGACCTCGAGTGGGAGATCGAGAGCCTCGAGGCGGAGGTCGGCGACTACGATCCCGAAGACGTGCCGGATCACGAGACCGTCCTCGAGATGATCGAGCTCCTGCAAGCGGATATGGAGGCGATGGAGCCGGTGAACATGCTCGCGATCGACGAGTACGACGAGGTTCGCGACGACCTCGCGGGCCTCGAGGACGCGAAGGCCACGCTGGTCGAGGAGGCCGACGGCATCCGAGAACGGATCGAGCAGTACGAGACCCAGAAGAAGCAGACGTTCATGGACTCCTACGACGAGATCGCCGCTCAGTTCACGGAGATCTTCGAGAAGCTCTCGGAGGGGACCGGCACCCTCCACCTCGAGGATCAGGAGGATCCGTTCGAGGGCGGGCTGACCATGAAGGCCCAGCCGGGCGACAAGCCGATCCAGCGGCTGGACGCGATGTCGGGCGGCGAGAAGTCGCTGACCGCGCTGGCCTTCATCTTCGCGATCCAGCGGCACAACCCGGCGCCGTTCTACGCGCTCGACGAGGTCGACGCCTTCCTCGACGCCGTCAACGCCGAGCGAATCGGCCAGATGGTCGACGAACTCTCCGAGAAGGCGCAGTTCGTCGTGGTTTCTCACCGCTCGGCGATGCTCGATCGCTCCGAGCGCGCCATCGGGGTCACGATGCAACAGGACAACGTGAGCGCGGTGACGGGGATCGACCTGAGCGAGGGAGAGGGCGAAGAGGTGCTGGCTGATGACTAG
- a CDS encoding DUF7518 family protein, with protein MSKNRVEQLESTVAELESTVEGLTSELIEAKERIRVLEAELDADTPTRVPERRSEEAEATEGEETQEAAPDEVAEATADADADDPATGDEAEDSGTDDIIVA; from the coding sequence ATGTCGAAAAATCGCGTCGAGCAGCTCGAATCGACCGTTGCGGAACTCGAGTCGACCGTAGAGGGACTCACGAGCGAACTGATCGAAGCCAAGGAGCGAATCCGGGTTCTCGAGGCCGAACTCGACGCGGACACGCCGACTCGCGTTCCCGAGCGTCGGAGCGAGGAGGCGGAAGCGACCGAAGGAGAGGAGACGCAGGAAGCGGCACCCGACGAGGTCGCCGAAGCGACGGCCGACGCCGATGCGGACGACCCCGCGACCGGTGACGAAGCGGAAGACTCAGGTACCGACGACATTATCGTCGCATAA
- a CDS encoding helix-turn-helix domain-containing protein — MIDLDIDMRQYDCPFIDTTDDVDIAFSAVQWQLDTDAEKLETRLIAKGDSTGALEEGLRELRAHPNMTECYILSKRDNVAQIGTTIEQTNAMQTIQQNDGYITGPFQIENGRERWHVGFDDDDAEDRTLAELERHNDYEVEGRDQFGPTTLFDLLENSSSAMSLLEGCRSLTETERETFEVASRNGYYETPRGTTLDELADHFGISKTAVSMNLRRSERKILKAALTALEGIEDGGQL, encoded by the coding sequence ATGATCGACCTCGATATCGACATGCGGCAGTACGACTGCCCCTTCATCGATACCACCGACGACGTCGATATCGCCTTCTCCGCCGTCCAGTGGCAACTCGATACGGACGCCGAGAAACTCGAGACGAGACTCATCGCGAAGGGGGACTCGACGGGGGCGCTGGAGGAGGGGCTGCGCGAGCTTCGGGCACATCCGAACATGACCGAGTGTTACATCCTCTCGAAACGGGACAACGTCGCCCAGATCGGGACGACGATCGAACAGACGAACGCGATGCAGACGATTCAGCAGAACGACGGCTACATCACCGGCCCGTTCCAGATCGAGAACGGCCGGGAGCGCTGGCACGTCGGCTTCGACGACGACGACGCCGAGGATCGGACCCTCGCCGAACTCGAGCGCCACAACGATTACGAGGTCGAAGGTCGCGACCAGTTCGGGCCGACCACGCTGTTCGATCTGCTCGAGAACTCGAGTAGCGCAATGTCTCTCCTCGAGGGGTGTCGCTCCCTGACCGAGACCGAGCGGGAAACGTTCGAAGTCGCCTCGCGGAACGGCTACTACGAGACGCCGCGGGGGACGACGCTCGACGAACTGGCGGACCACTTCGGCATCTCGAAGACCGCCGTCTCGATGAACCTGCGACGCAGCGAGCGAAAGATTCTGAAGGCCGCACTGACGGCACTGGAAGGGATCGAAGACGGTGGGCAGCTATAG
- a CDS encoding SDR family oxidoreductase yields MSQDHVTPPTVTRESIHTIADDSFTDRNVCLVTGGASGIGRATALAAAGNGLTVAITDLDEDGLEETVARGEELDLEGEIEPIPGDLTVDDDIERVVEEAADLGDLKYLANVAGMQHIDSIAEFPMEAYDRMHRVMLRAPLYLSKLCIPHFRETEDGEGCVGNMASVHAHYVTSDKVAYNVSKFGLRGLTQSIAAEGDGKIRSFSVSTGYVKTPLVTDQLQDTAEQRGISVEEVVEDVMLGQSRVKEMMEPIDVGNLFLLGFSDLGRHLDGGDLLFDGGMTLTYE; encoded by the coding sequence ATGTCTCAGGATCACGTGACTCCGCCGACGGTTACGCGCGAGAGCATTCATACGATCGCGGACGACTCCTTCACGGATCGAAACGTCTGTCTCGTCACGGGCGGGGCCTCGGGCATCGGTCGGGCGACCGCGCTCGCGGCAGCGGGGAACGGTCTCACCGTCGCCATCACGGATCTCGACGAAGACGGCCTCGAGGAGACGGTCGCTCGAGGCGAGGAACTCGACCTCGAGGGAGAGATCGAGCCGATTCCGGGGGACCTCACGGTCGACGACGACATCGAGCGGGTCGTCGAAGAGGCGGCCGACCTGGGCGACCTCAAGTACCTCGCGAACGTCGCGGGGATGCAACACATCGACTCGATAGCGGAGTTTCCGATGGAAGCCTACGATCGGATGCACCGGGTGATGCTCCGGGCACCGCTCTACCTCTCGAAGCTCTGTATTCCCCACTTCCGGGAGACCGAAGACGGCGAGGGCTGCGTCGGGAACATGGCGTCGGTCCACGCCCACTACGTCACGAGCGACAAGGTCGCCTACAACGTCTCGAAGTTCGGGCTGCGCGGGCTCACCCAGTCGATCGCCGCGGAGGGCGACGGGAAGATCCGGTCGTTCTCCGTGAGTACGGGCTACGTGAAGACGCCGCTCGTGACGGATCAGCTTCAGGACACCGCCGAACAGCGCGGTATCAGCGTCGAGGAGGTGGTCGAAGACGTGATGCTCGGCCAGTCCCGGGTCAAGGAGATGATGGAACCGATCGACGTCGGGAACCTCTTCCTGCTCGGCTTCTCCGATCTCGGCCGCCACCTCGACGGCGGCGACCTGTTGTTTGATGGGGGTATGACGCTTACCTACGAGTGA